The Equus caballus isolate H_3958 breed thoroughbred chromosome 25, TB-T2T, whole genome shotgun sequence nucleotide sequence TCTTTCTGTAAAGAAGGCCCATCATTAGCTCCCACAGGAATCCAACAGCCACCTCCACAGTCACCAACGCAATCTGCAAGACATGATGGAGGCTACTTACAGCCCAGAGACACCAGGGACTCTGCAGGGTCAGTCAGCTGAACAGGTGCAGAAGCCGGCTTGATCCTTAGAACCTCTGCAAAGCCATCACCAAACCAGCAAGTGACATGTGCTGTGTCTACAGTAAAGTAGAAAAGGCGGTCCTGGCAGAGCTTCCGTCGATATACAGACCGAGGGTCAGCGGACAACACAGCCTCGATGGCACACCTTGCTTCCTCTGctgattgaaaatatttaaatgaagcCTGACTGACATCTGCAATGAGAAGAACAGAACTTAATGCTCAAAATCGTGCAGGTCAagggggccagacccatggcacaatggttaagtttcgtgtgctctgctttggtggcccgggtttgcaggttcagatcctgggtgtggacctatatcattcttcagccatgctgtggcagcaacccacatataaagtggaagaagactgacacagatgttaggtcagggctaattttcctcagcaaaaaaaaatcacgCAGGTCAAGTTTCATTATAGGGAACTTCAATCTGGAGTTTGGTTGGTTCCTTGAACATCACTTAAAATGAACAAGATTTGGAAATCTGTTCAGTCTTTACAGAGAATGTCACCCGCAAGTGGTATCTACTGTCATTAGATTAAACATAACCCCCAATTTTGTCATGATGATATTTTTCCTTAGTCTTCTAACTAGGAGAGCTGAGCTTTCATTTTCTGACAACCTAAATGTCACTTTTCTGTGCTCAATGTAGACATCAATTCAAAGTCTCGCACTTTCTTCCCAGAGTGGAGGCGTGGTCAGGGACCACGCGTGGCAGTCCCAGTATTCTCAGAAAGCCACAAGAAAGAGGACTAAACCCACATGTACCCGGAGCACTGGCGATAGCCAGGGAGAGTGCCTAGAGAGCCGCATCAGAGCCCCACAGTTAAAGTGACCCCATACTCCCTAAGGAACAGGACACGAGAGTCTTTGTGGAAACAGTGAAACGGAAACACTGAGAAAGTCCAACCCATCTCTCGGGAACAGGCCACTCCGTCCCACCCCGTGTGTATTTCAGGGAAACAGAGGCTTCCTCTGTCAAGCGGCAAAACTCCCTATGTTTGTATCATTGTGGACGCATTTTAACTTCTAAAATACGGTATGCACAAAACTTAAACTAAACAGGAGCTGTGACCtagttttggggggtttttttggggaagattagccctgagctaacatccactgccaatccttctctttttgctgaggaacactggccctgagctaacatccgtgcccatcttcctctactttatatgtgggacgcctcccacagcatggcatgccaagcggtgccatgtccacacccgggatctgaaccagtgaaccctgggccaccgaagcagaacatgcagacttaaccactgccccacggggccggcccaatgaCCTAGTTTTTAATAGCTACAATGGAACACACAACCAAAAACAGGTATGTGCTTTAAACAATGCTGTCCCTGCTCAAAACAGCATCTGCAGCGTGGTAGACCTTTGTCCTTCTGAAAGTACACTCAGTTTTCAGAAAACAGCTAAAAATCACTCTGGGCTACGTCCAATACATAAGCTGGTAAGTAAAGCCATGAAGGTCAATTTCTGGTCACAAACCAAGGGTCAATTATGCAGTGATAATATTCCTTTATTGCATGGCTCATAAAATAACTGTAAGGCCACTCAAAACAGACGAGATGCAAATACAGCACACTCTTCAGTGACAGTGCTCTGGCAGGAGCTGCAGGCCGTGGCACGGCTGTTCCTTTGGTGCAGGTGCCCCTCTCACTTCCCTGCCTACTCATCCTTCCAGGCTCAGCTCCAATGCCTTTTCTtacaggaagccttcccagatttCCTTCCCACTCCCCAAGTCAGAAGCCTTTTCTCCCTCGTGTGCCCACAGCATTCCATTCCAGAGCCAGTTCCCCGACATTTCAGTATCTTTCACCTCTTCTAGATTCTGAACTTTCTGAGGTCATTTCTCATGTCTGTGCTGGCTCTAAATTCTCCTCTCTGTTAGAAGTCAGTCCCCGCTTTATAATTGTATTTCATAATCTctctttttaaccattttttgtCAATAAGGCATACTGTCACCTCTCAGACACACAGCACTAtagtttaaaaaacacaaaactttccAAAGTAGGATGCATGCACGATAAACACAAGCCAAGGGGTCAGTGTAAATATGAGGTATCTTGCAGGCAGTACTGCTCCGTTCTACCAAATCCTTTTAGAACCGCCCTTGCTCCCCCATCAGCTGCACACAGGGGTGAACAACCCTCACAAACAAAACCAACTGGACAATCCAGCGATTTGCTTATGAAACAGAGACCcccaggaaagaaggagaagcaCAGCCCTCCAGTGGCGATGGACTCTGACATCTCCTTGGCAACTAGCTGGAAGCACTGCACCCACTCCTTCCTTCTAGATTTGCTGCTTGGGATCTGCGGTGGGCTGGAGAGACCAGACAGCATGGCGAGAAGCAGACGTTAGAGTAAACAGACTCCAGTTGCCCGCCCTCGGCCTCTCTTCTGCAGTcaagggtttctctccagtgcaGGGACGTTATGGGGACAACTCCCGTGCTAACACCCTCTCTCCTTCTACTCCTGGGCTCAGAGCCAGAGGCTGAGCTACCAGCCACCTGACAGAGTAAGATGGGACATTCCTCTAGTCAGACAGTCAACAGACGAAAAATCTTCATCTGCTTAAGTACAGAACAAGCACACTGTAGCTTCTGAATGCTGTTTGAAACTCCAAGAACTACTGTACCAGCAGACACCAGACCCTAAAGCACGGCCGCCTCATGAGGCAGCCCACGCTCAGCCTGGGGCTCGCTGTGCAGCACAAGCAGGTGCCGAATGAAAGTCGTCAGATGAGGGTGTTGcccaaatattattttatactcCTACACTTCTTTACCACCAGTCACACTGACACATACTCTGTTAGAACTGCCCTCAGAAGTACCAAATTGGGCTAAATCTCCTAGGAAAAGCTCATCTCTCATTCAGATATAAGAAATGGAAAGTGCCTGGTTCACCTTCTGAACTGAGGTGCCCGAGGTCCATCTCCGCGTGAGGAGTGAACCGGACTTCCAAGGGGGCCGCGGGGGCCTCCCTCACCCAGGCGGGAACCACAGTGCCGTGGGCTGCAGCCGCCGTCCTGGAAGGGTGGGGAGGAGCTGCCGGCCGCCTCTTCGCGCTGTGTCCTGGTGGGACCACTGCTGcttcccctgccctcagcctctcATCTGCACCTTCCTCTGAAGGGCTCTGCTCCAGGCGAGGCGGGCCCACCTGCTCTTCTGCCACACTCGGACTCTGACCACTTCTCGGTTCTGAACCCAAGCTCGCCACTCTCTCCCTGTGCTCAGGCAAGCTTTGCTGGATTTCTGCCCTGTCATGCTTCACGTCGTTGTCTCCTGAAGCTCCGTCTTCAGAATACTCAGGTTTCTCCTCAGTGCATCTGTAGGGTGATGGTTTGCCGTATCCTGAGAGCTGTTGTTGCTCACAGCTGTCACTCTTGCCATCAGACGGGGacacagtttttgttttaggTTGGTTATTCTGTAGGTTAAAGTCCCCTAAAGGCTCAATCAAATTTTGTGGCGAGTCATAATCAGCTATGTAGGGCTTTATGTCTAGTACGGGTGTGCCATGAATCATGTCAATTCCAGAAAGGTAGACAG carries:
- the TRMO gene encoding tRNA (adenine(37)-N6)-methyltransferase isoform X5, which translates into the protein MSTAGIRIGEPWAAEAEGNLLTEPIGYLESCFSAKNGTPRQPSICSHSRACLRIRKSIFNNPEHSLMGLEQFSHVWILFVFHKNGHLSCKAKVQPPRLNGAKTGVFSTRSPHRPNAIGLTLAKLEKVEGGAVYLSGIDMIHGTPVLDIKPYIADYDSPQNLIEPLGDFNLQNNQPKTKTVSPSDGKSDSCEQQQLSGYGKPSPYRCTEEKPEYSEDGASGDNDVKHDRAEIQQSLPEHRERVASLGSEPRSGQSPSVAEEQVGPPRLEQSPSEEGADERLRAGEAAVVPPGHSAKRRPAAPPHPSRTAAAAHGTVVPAWVREAPAAPLEVRFTPHAEMDLGHLSSEDCVGDCGGGCWIPVGANDGPSLQKEATVCDLTALIDLGCSKYLFVKYAF
- the TRMO gene encoding tRNA (adenine(37)-N6)-methyltransferase isoform X4 — translated: MRGLQERGPGPAATPCGCVKPALETGNLLTEPIGYLESCFSAKNGTPRQPSICSHSRACLRIRKSIFNNPEHSLMGLEQFSHVWILFVFHKNGHLSCKAKVQPPRLNGAKTGVFSTRSPHRPNAIGLTLAKLEKVEGGAVYLSGIDMIHGTPVLDIKPYIADYDSPQNLIEPLGDFNLQNNQPKTKTVSPSDGKSDSCEQQQLSGYGKPSPYRCTEEKPEYSEDGASGDNDVKHDRAEIQQSLPEHRERVASLGSEPRSGQSPSVAEEQVGPPRLEQSPSEEGADERLRAGEAAVVPPGHSAKRRPAAPPHPSRTAAAAHGTVVPAWVREAPAAPLEVRFTPHAEMDLGHLSSEDCVGDCGGGCWIPVGANDGPSLQKEATVCDLTALIDLGCSKYLFVKYAF
- the TRMO gene encoding tRNA (adenine(37)-N6)-methyltransferase isoform X6; translation: MGLEQFSHVWILFVFHKNGHLSCKAKVQPPRLNGAKTGVFSTRSPHRPNAIGLTLAKLEKVEGGAVYLSGIDMIHGTPVLDIKPYIADYDSPQNLIEPLGDFNLQNNQPKTKTVSPSDGKSDSCEQQQLSGYGKPSPYRCTEEKPEYSEDGASGDNDVKHDRAEIQQSLPEHRERVASLGSEPRSGQSPSVAEEQVGPPRLEQSPSEEGADERLRAGEAAVVPPGHSAKRRPAAPPHPSRTAAAAHGTVVPAWVREAPAAPLEVRFTPHAEMDLGHLSSEDVSQASFKYFQSAEEARCAIEAVLSADPRSVYRRKLCQDRLFYFTVDTAHVTCWFGDGFAEVLRIKPASAPVQLTDPAESLVSLGCK
- the TRMO gene encoding tRNA (adenine(37)-N6)-methyltransferase isoform X1, with amino-acid sequence MRGLQERGPGPAATPCGCVKPALETGNLLTEPIGYLESCFSAKNGTPRQPSICSHSRACLRIRKSIFNNPEHSLMGLEQFSHVWILFVFHKNGHLSCKAKVQPPRLNGAKTGVFSTRSPHRPNAIGLTLAKLEKVEGGAVYLSGIDMIHGTPVLDIKPYIADYDSPQNLIEPLGDFNLQNNQPKTKTVSPSDGKSDSCEQQQLSGYGKPSPYRCTEEKPEYSEDGASGDNDVKHDRAEIQQSLPEHRERVASLGSEPRSGQSPSVAEEQVGPPRLEQSPSEEGADERLRAGEAAVVPPGHSAKRRPAAPPHPSRTAAAAHGTVVPAWVREAPAAPLEVRFTPHAEMDLGHLSSEDVSQASFKYFQSAEEARCAIEAVLSADPRSVYRRKLCQDRLFYFTVDTAHVTCWFGDGFAEVLRIKPASAPVQLTDPAESLVSLGCK
- the TRMO gene encoding tRNA (adenine(37)-N6)-methyltransferase isoform X2; the protein is MSTAGIRIGEPWAAEAEGNLLTEPIGYLESCFSAKNGTPRQPSICSHSRACLRIRKSIFNNPEHSLMGLEQFSHVWILFVFHKNGHLSCKAKVQPPRLNGAKTGVFSTRSPHRPNAIGLTLAKLEKVEGGAVYLSGIDMIHGTPVLDIKPYIADYDSPQNLIEPLGDFNLQNNQPKTKTVSPSDGKSDSCEQQQLSGYGKPSPYRCTEEKPEYSEDGASGDNDVKHDRAEIQQSLPEHRERVASLGSEPRSGQSPSVAEEQVGPPRLEQSPSEEGADERLRAGEAAVVPPGHSAKRRPAAPPHPSRTAAAAHGTVVPAWVREAPAAPLEVRFTPHAEMDLGHLSSEDVSQASFKYFQSAEEARCAIEAVLSADPRSVYRRKLCQDRLFYFTVDTAHVTCWFGDGFAEVLRIKPASAPVQLTDPAESLVSLGCK
- the TRMO gene encoding tRNA (adenine(37)-N6)-methyltransferase isoform X7 encodes the protein MGLEQFSHVWILFVFHKNGHLSCKAKVQPPRLNGAKTGVFSTRSPHRPNAIGLTLAKLEKVEGGAVYLSGIDMIHGTPVLDIKPYIADYDSPQNLIEPLGDFNLQNNQPKTKTVSPSDGKSDSCEQQQLSGYGKPSPYRCTEEKPEYSEDGASGDNDVKHDRAEIQQSLPEHRERVASLGSEPRSGQSPSVAEEQVGPPRLEQSPSEEGADERLRAGEAAVVPPGHSAKRRPAAPPHPSRTAAAAHGTVVPAWVREAPAAPLEVRFTPHAEMDLGHLSSEEEARCAIEAVLSADPRSVYRRKLCQDRLFYFTVDTAHVTCWFGDGFAEVLRIKPASAPVQLTDPAESLVSLGCK
- the TRMO gene encoding tRNA (adenine(37)-N6)-methyltransferase isoform X3, which codes for MRGLQERGPGPAATPCGCVKPALETGNLLTEPIGYLESCFSAKNGTPRQPSICSHSRACLRIRKSIFNNPEHSLMGLEQFSHVWILFVFHKNGHLSCKAKVQPPRLNGAKTGVFSTRSPHRPNAIGLTLAKLEKVEGGAVYLSGIDMIHGTPVLDIKPYIADYDSPQNLIEPLGDFNLQNNQPKTKTVSPSDGKSDSCEQQQLSGYGKPSPYRCTEEKPEYSEDGASGDNDVKHDRAEIQQSLPEHRERVASLGSEPRSGQSPSVAEEQVGPPRLEQSPSEEGADERLRAGEAAVVPPGHSAKRRPAAPPHPSRTAAAAHGTVVPAWVREAPAAPLEVRFTPHAEMDLGHLSSEEEARCAIEAVLSADPRSVYRRKLCQDRLFYFTVDTAHVTCWFGDGFAEVLRIKPASAPVQLTDPAESLVSLGCK